In Paraburkholderia sprentiae WSM5005, a genomic segment contains:
- a CDS encoding DUF2795 domain-containing protein — MSQHPAHSQDHRHPGQPNPADVEKALSGANYPTTREKLVEQARKNQANTDIIDLVGRLPDHNFDSPAAVAKEIARIQ; from the coding sequence ATGTCACAGCACCCCGCCCATTCGCAGGATCATCGTCACCCCGGCCAGCCGAATCCCGCTGACGTCGAAAAAGCACTCAGTGGCGCCAATTACCCGACCACGCGCGAAAAGCTGGTCGAGCAGGCGCGCAAGAATCAGGCGAATACCGACATCATCGATCTGGTCGGCCGTCTGCCCGACCACAATTTCGACAGCCCGGCCGCGGTCGCGAAGGAAATCGCGCGTATTCAATGA